One Paenibacillus sp. SYP-B4298 genomic window, CAATACTATGTCAAGCAAGCCGCCGTTCTCACCTCGCACATGGCGGAAGGCGGCTTACAAGCTGTTGCTGTATTGCTCACTCATTTGTTTAGAATGATTCTTATTTATATATTAATATAATATACAATAAGATGCAAATACATTCCGTAGTTCTAAGGCGGGGATAGATGCCCTTATGCGGGTTTGCATACACGCCCTAGTGAGCAGCATTGGCAACGAGTAAGGAAGGCGTGCTGGAGGTACCTTCTGTCGCAGCAGGCAGATACACTCGCTCTACCCTTGCCGAGAGCGAGGAGGAAATTTCCTGCGGAACGCTGTTGACATATTGCGCTAATTCCCGGCAGCTAATCTCGGCTTGCTGCTGCCGACCGATCAAGGTCACCTTCGTTCCCTCAGGAAAACGGTGCGGCAAGCGGATCATAAGCTGATCCATGCAGATCTTCCCGATCACCGGCATACGCATGCCGCCTGCCAGCACCATTGACCCTCGAAGCCCTTGCGACCAGCCGTCGGCATAGCCGATCGGCACCGTAGCAACCCATTCCTGACCACTCGCCTGATAGCTGTTGTCATAACCAATATACTCTCCTTGCTCCAGCTTCTTCACCTGCAGCATGCGGCTATGCAGACTGAGGGCAGGCTTGAGCTGGATGCCATCATCGAGACCTTGCGGGCCAAAGCCGAACAAGGCTGCACCGATGCGCACCATATCCATCTGCGCGCCTGGGAAACGTAGCGCTGCCGCACTTCCTGCACAATGATACAAAACACCGGAAAACCCGGATTGCAGCACCCATTGCTTCATGCAACGAAATCGGTGGAGCTGACGCTCCACATAATCCGTATGCTCCTGTCCCGCAGTGGCAAAATGAGTATACACGCCAACCAGCTCGATATGGGGTCGCTGGAGCCAGGGCACCATCCTCTTCCATTCCTCTTGCGAGCGGACACCCAGGCGGCCAAGTCCAGTATCCATCTTGACATGCAATCGCAGCTTTCCGCCTATACGCCCCAGCTTGTACCGCCTGATCTCCCGCAGCCAGGACGCCGAGATGACGGTCAGCATCAGATTGTGCTCGACGGCAAGTACAGCCTCGCTAGGGCTGACGGGGGTCAGAACGAGGATGGGCGCTTCAATACCATGCTCCCTCAAGCGCAGCGCCTCGCCCAGATATGCCACCGCCAGTTGCTCCGCTCCGGCACGAAGCGCTGCATGGGCGCTCTCGACATCGCCGTGGCCATACCCATCGGCCTTGACGACCGCCATCAGCCGCACCCCACGGCACAGCCTCGCCTTGACGGCAGCGGTATTATCCGATATGGCTGCCGAAT contains:
- the alr gene encoding alanine racemase, whose product is MAVPELHRNTWAEIDSAAISDNTAAVKARLCRGVRLMAVVKADGYGHGDVESAHAALRAGAEQLAVAYLGEALRLREHGIEAPILVLTPVSPSEAVLAVEHNLMLTVISASWLREIRRYKLGRIGGKLRLHVKMDTGLGRLGVRSQEEWKRMVPWLQRPHIELVGVYTHFATAGQEHTDYVERQLHRFRCMKQWVLQSGFSGVLYHCAGSAAALRFPGAQMDMVRIGAALFGFGPQGLDDGIQLKPALSLHSRMLQVKKLEQGEYIGYDNSYQASGQEWVATVPIGYADGWSQGLRGSMVLAGGMRMPVIGKICMDQLMIRLPHRFPEGTKVTLIGRQQQAEISCRELAQYVNSVPQEISSSLSARVERVYLPAATEGTSSTPSLLVANAAH